Genomic segment of Methanomicrobia archaeon:
AATACTAATTGATTCACCGCTTCAATACCGCAAAAAGCGCCGCGACAGTTCCCGTCGTACAGTGTCTGCAAAAAAGGCTTGGTGAAATCATGTAATGCGAGCTCACAATCCCAAACAATCTCCAGCCGCTCCTTCCGAACACCCGCGCAAATCTCGGCCACCCAGCGTTTGTCGAGACCGAAATTGAGGTCATAGATATGGACGCTCGTCGCGCCCATCTCTTCGAGCCGCGCAAGCTCTTCGACCACTTTTCCCGGCTCTCGTGCTCGCCATACTCGTTTCCAATAGCCTGGTGCGTTGCAGAAAGCGCAGCTGCCCGAACATCCGCGGCTTGCATAGATCAGATCAACACCGCCATTCAGGGCGTACAAACGTGCTAGGGGGTAGTTCTCCCGATCTGGCAGCGGCAACGTCGTCACATCCATGAAGGGGCGATCCTCAGTGCGAAGAAGTCGTCCTTCCTGTATCCCTGAGAGCCCGCGGACACTCTCCACACCATTACCGCGCATGAGTGCTTGCACGAGCGAGAGGAGCGTCTGCTCGCCTTCGCCACGTACCACAAAATCGACTAATGATGTGGTGAGGATCTCGACATCACGTGTCGTCGCACTTACACCGCCGGTAACCACCGTGATCGTTTCGTTATAGCGCTTGGTGACACGCGCGATATCGTAGAGTTCGGAGAGAAAGCAATCTTCCATACCATTGACTGCCACGACCAGAGGATCCTCCTTCTGCAGTGCGGCGAGCAGCGCCTCATGCTTGTCCTTACCTTCACAACATTCCACGGTGAGATCAAGGAAACTGGTAGCTACCTGGTGCTCCTTAAGGTATGCGGAAAGCAAAAGCAGTGCAGTCGGCGGCACGATCGTCCCTCGCGCAAGCCCTACCAATTCCCGTTCTTCTGCAAATTGCAGCATTAACCGCTCGTAGCGGTCGAACTCAGGGTGCACCGGGATGTTGAAGATGTTGGGATACACAAAGAGCACATCCGACATATTGCCTTCACCCTGACCCTTACGTTATACCGGTGACGTCCAGCTCCAACCCCACGACGGGATGGTCGAGGCCGAAGTTGCTGATCACCTCGGGATGGAGCTCGCCAAAGACGCCGATGCGCGCACCATGCGTGACGATGTCCGCTCTCCGGCCGTATTCGAAGAACGCGCCGTCATGCGAGTTCATGACCTCAGCATCCTCCAGGCCCAGCTCCCGGAGCACCGCGTCCGCGACCGATCGCACCTCGGCGAAGTTTGCGGTGGCGTGCGTGGCCACAGCAGCAAGCATGAACCGCTCCGTGAAGTTCCGGACGACCGGGCCGACCTCGAAGATCCGCTGCGGGAGGTCGCGATGCTTGTTGATCACGAGAATCTCCAGCAAATTCGGGAGGATCGAGCACCGGAGCATCGTGTGCTCGATACTGATGGGAGCGGCGACCGGTACTTTCTCGATTGCACGCTCATCACGCCGCATCAGGGTAAACTGCTTCCGCTCGGAGGTCAGCGTGAAGGTGACCACCTCAAAGTAGCCCAGGCCGATCATCAAGCTCCGCACCGCCGCGTTCTTCGCCTCTATTGGATGCACCGCACCGATAGTGAGCGTAGCGGGCAGTTCAGGCGCGAGTTTGTTGTACCCGTACCCGATCGCGATATCTTCAATGATGTCCCAGGGATGGATGATATCGTAGCGATAGGCCGGGATCAGAACCTCGAGGAGCTCCGTGTTCTTGACCGTAGCGCCGAGACCCATGCGCTCGCAGCACGCCTTACAGCCCTCCGCGGTCAGGTCGAGCCCGATGAGTGCGTTGGCCTCCTGTACCGAGACCTCCCTTGCAACGGGCTCTAAACTGGGCGTTTCGCGCGTCCCACGCTCATCAGGGTAACGGACAACTACCGATTGGAGCTCCCCGCCACGCTCAGCCAGCGCCGTTGCGATGATGTTGAGTGCGATCAATACGTGATCGGTCAGGCCCGTCACATCGAGAAAGAGCTCCTCGGTCGTTTCAGTCACCCGGGTCAGCTCGCCATTGATGATCGGGGGAAAGGAGAGCACGTTACCCTCAGCATCGAGGATCAACGGATACCGGTCCTTATCCGCGAGTATATACCGATAACCGATCCCCTTCGGATGCCGCTCGAGGATCTCCGCCATGGTCATCTCCACGTCGTAATCGAGCGGGACAAACGAGAAGCTCGGATCCGCCGCGAGGTACGTAAATGGTGGCTTCACCCTGGACAGATCGTGCACACCGATCGAGACATTCTTACGATTACGGCCCAGTCCGCGGTGTAACTGCTCCTGCAGGAGCATTAACGATTCGATGCTGCGTGAATCGAACTGTAAATTCCTCACCACGCCGCAGACAATAAGCGGTCGCACCGCGAGCACCGACGGCTCAACGGTCAGCTCGATGCCCGACGGCTTCACCGCATAGGTCGCGAGGCCTGGCTCGAGCTCCAGGAATTGCCGTAGCGTGCGGGCAACGCCCTCTACACTGAAGAGGTCCGGGCGGTTGGGGAAGAACTCGACGTCCATGTACTCCGCGTCCATTCGCTCAACATCCGCGCAGAGCAGCGGTAGCTGCTCCTCAATTCGCGCGACGCTCACGCCAGTGAGAGCCGTCAGATCATCGTAGTACAATCGTATAACGGGCATATCCTACTTCTCCTATAGCATAACGGTTCATAAAAAGAGTATTACGATTTTTATCCTGTGCTGCACAGCGATCGCACCTGATTGGGATCAGAATCGCGGGTTTACAGAAGGAGGGACAGAGCGAAGAGCAGCGAGAAGACGCCGACGACATCGGTTACACTGGTGATGAGCGGGATGGTATCGTTGTCGGGATCCAGGCCGAACCGGAAGGAAAGAATAGCAATGTAGTAGGATGCGAGATTGAGGAAGGTCGTGCAGAGAAGGCCGCCGATCAGCGAGATCATGAGCATCGTGAGCAGGTGCGGCGAAGGAATACCGAGCTGGATACTTGCCGCATAGGCGAGTACACCGACGAAGAGGAACAGGAAGAGCGCGAAGCAATAAATAACGAGGAAATTCGAGAAGACGAGCCGATCAGGCAGGGATTTCGGCTCCACAATGCCGATATGGAGCATGGAGGAGAGGCGTGCACTGAGTATGCCGCCGAGCGCATTGCTCTCGCCGAGGAAGGGCGGGTAGAGTATCAGGATGGCAGGGAGCGCGATGAGGCTCTCAAGTTGCACATTTAACGTCAAGCCCGCGATCGTGCCCAGCAAACCGCAGATAGAGAGCATTGGGATACTCTCCTTTAAAATTCGTTTGATCGCGGCATCGTTAGATCTGAGACCCTTCAAAGTCCATACAATGGCCGCGATAACGAAGAGCAATGACAATAGCTCTACAGGAGTTACGAGCTGTCCAAGGTTCCACTGACTGCTTGCAGCTTTCAATCGCAGGAGGAAGTGCGCGGCGACGAACAATGCGGGGATGGTGAGCATGTCCCCGGCAGAGGTGATAATGGGTGACGACATATTGTCCAGATCCCACCCGCGGTGGTAGCCGAGGACCGAGATGAAGATCGCGATCCCGAGCAGCGCGATGCCGGAAATCAGTCCTGCAACGACCGATATGAGCACAAATCCGTAGAGCGAGATATAAGCGATCTGCGAGGCACCAAAGGCATGTGCGGCGATCTTCGCCAGAAAACCGAGGATGACCGAGAGGACGAGTGTGAGGATGAGCGAGGTGTACGCATTCTGGTAAAGCACGCTGCCCCGGCTCAGATTTGGGGCGAACAACCCGAGATGCATGGACGTGCCCAGGCGCGATACGAGCGCGCTATAAATGTTGCCGCGCATCGCAATCGCCGGTGGAATAAGGATAAGGAGGCCTGGCAGCGCCTGCAGCAGCCCGGTCATGAAGCTCAAGCCAATGCCCGCCAGCAGCCCGGTAAAGGAGCAAAAGAGGAGTGAGAATGGCGCTTGCCGGAACAGATCAGAGAAATCGTGAAAGAAGGTGAATGCACGGCTGAGCGGGGTCTTCAAAGTGTTCATTCCCGAATCCCTGCTCTGCATGCTCATACGTACTGCTCCCCCTCGCTCCATATATATATCGTTCGTGCCCGCGCACGCTCTTACGGCCCGTCTGTGATGAAGCGACTCCGAGACCGTTATTCCTACCGTTATTCTGACGGATTCTGCTTCGAGCGCTCAAGCTGCAACTACCAGGTGGCTTTGGTTCTGCTTCGCTTTCCTCTTCACGTTGGTGCATGGACAATTACGCTCTTATCTTAACTGCACACCTTCTTTATGATGGCAGAATAAAAATGCCTGCGGGTGATGGGGAACTGGCGGAGATACGGAAGCGGATCGATGAAATAGACGATACGATTGCCGATTTGCTCGCCCAGCGGATGTACTATGCGAACGAGGCGCGTGCAGAGAAGGTACGCATGAACCGGCCGATCGTGGATGAGCAGCGCCAGACCGAGGTCATCACGAAATGGTCTGAGCGTGCACGGAAGCCTCGCGGCTCGAAGGCGTCGCTGTTGAGCGAGGAGCTGCTGGAAAAGCTCGCCGCACTGATTATTGAGTACACGGTAAAAGCGGAGCTGGAAGATCGTTAACGTGAGCACGAAAGGGTGTATGATAGTAACGACGTCGAAAGGCCTCACGGTAAAAGTGCGACCGTTTGAGGAGGCGGACATCAACCGGGTGCTGGAGATAGAGATGTCGTCGTTCCTGGAGGGCGATGCACAGCTCTATCTGGAATTACACGAGGAATGGCCGCAGGGCTTTCTGGTTGCGGAGCTCGAGGGCACGGTCATCGGCTTTATCGTGCTCGTTTTCACGCCAGAGGGCGATGGGCGCGTCTTTGCCCTCGCCGTTGATGCGCGATATCGCGGCCGGGGCGTTGGTCGGCTGCTCTTGAAAGCAGCCTTTAACACGCTGCGTAAACGGAAGATCGGGTACGTGCGGCTCGAGGTGCGCTTGACCAACCACGTGGCCCAGCAGTTGTACCGTAGCACGGGCTTCATGGAGATCGGGCTCGTGCCGTACTATTATAAAGACGGCGAGGCCGCGATCATGATGCGAAAGGTCTTGTGAAAGCCCCCTTCCGGAGGAAAGCGTTGCGCTGATCGAGAGCGAAGATTCTTTCCCTCACACGTTTCAGGCCAGCGTGGCGATGACGGTGAGAAACACGGGCCCGCGTATGTCTATCTTCCGGTTCGTCGAGGTGATGTACCGCGCAGCCACATCGTCAATCATGATGTTGATGTCCGCGCCGCTCCGGACGATCTTTACGTTTACCGTAACCGTTTCGTGCTTCGTCATCTCGCCCGTTTGAGCCGCATTCTCGATCGTAGCGGCGGCGAGAGCGGCGAATGCGTCAAGGTACCGGATATTCGTGGGTACGCCCTCTTCGAACTGTTTCGCCCATTTCTCGATCCGCGGGAGGCCTTGTACCGAACCCTCAAATACCACGAGCTCGTTCTGCGTTGCGGGTCCGCAGAGCCGGGTGTTCTCCTCGGGCTCGATCACCTTCACCTCAACCTGCTTCCCGCAGAGTAGCCCGCTGTACGCGAGGAACTCGCACGGCGATTCCGTACTACCGTGGTCGTCGCAGACCCGGACGATGCTCTGCTCGATGGCAGCGCCTTCAGACGTTTGCGGCGTCTTCTCCAGCCTGATGAGTTCCGCAAGCTCGAGATCACTCAGCACAACGGGCGCGTGAAATTGCGGGAAGACCAGTGCCCTTACATCATCCGCCTCGTGCACGATCATCGCCAAGCGCTCGACGCCCAGCCCGAGATTCATGATCGGATAGGGAATATCATACTGAGCAAGTGCGGTAGGTGAATAGATCCCGAAGGTGGCCAGCTCGACCCAGCCAAGTCGCGGATGGTGGCAGAAGACCTCTGTTTGGGTATCGGGCATATAATACTTTGATCGCTTCTCGTCCGGTCGGAACTTGATCTTGCGAAAGCCGAACTGAGAAAGCAGTCCAGTAGCCACTTCTTTGCCATCATCGAGGCTCACCTGGCCGTCTTCGTTGCTGAGTACGCAGGAGGCGGAATGGTAGCTTCGCAGCCGTATCTCATCCTCGCGCTGCTCGCGACGGAAGCAGCGATCCACGGAGAAGAGTCTGATCGGTAATGGCTTTTTATGCACGAGTTCGGCGAGCGTCAAGAACCAGCCGGAGGTCATGTGACTCCGTAATGTCGCGTTCGAGGCGACCGGCACTATCTCCCGCAACTCGGGGAAGACGGTATCCAGCACCTTCGTCACCTGCATGTCCTCGACGCACAAGCTCTGCGCCAACGCGTACACGAGATCATCGCCACCAAGTTCACCACGCTTATACCGGTGCAAGGTCTCGCGAAGCTCAGCGGTCTCCGCTTTTGAGAGCTCCTTCTCAAATTGTACATTCATACGCTGTATGCGCTCATCAGAGATACCGATGTCCGGCCGCGGCAGCCCGGCGAGATAGTAGCAACGGTCCAGAACGGCCAGCGCCTCCTTGCCAAATTGGCGCTTCACGTCGTCCGCCTCGATAATCACCGGGTTGATCATCTCCTCGAACCCGAGCTGTAAATAAGCCTCACGCAGTGCCTGGATGGTCTCGAGCACCGGATGGGGCTTGCCCCATCGCGCCAGTCGTAACGAACGCGGATAGCCTTCGTTCAGTCGTCGCTCGCTTGCATACTGGACGCCGCGAATCCATGCACCCTCAAAATCCGCGCTCGTTTCAGCCCGGATCTCTTGGGGATCAAATTTCATCGTTCTTTCCTTGCCGCTTCATTAACGCCTTATTCGCTCCGAATATACTTTAGATTAGTATCTAAATAGGGAGTAGATATAAGAGCGACTATGCCGGGCGATTTTGCAAGTGTTCTGGAGATACTCCTGGTGATTCTCACCGCTATGACTCCTATTAGCGAGCTCCGGGGGGCTATTTTACTTGCGCTTCAGCTGGGAATGTCGCCGGTTCAGGCATATATATATTCGGTGTTCGGGAACATGCTGCCGGT
This window contains:
- a CDS encoding B12-binding domain-containing radical SAM protein, with protein sequence MSDVLFVYPNIFNIPVHPEFDRYERLMLQFAEERELVGLARGTIVPPTALLLLSAYLKEHQVATSFLDLTVECCEGKDKHEALLAALQKEDPLVVAVNGMEDCFLSELYDIARVTKRYNETITVVTGGVSATTRDVEILTTSLVDFVVRGEGEQTLLSLVQALMRGNGVESVRGLSGIQEGRLLRTEDRPFMDVTTLPLPDRENYPLARLYALNGGVDLIYASRGCSGSCAFCNAPGYWKRVWRAREPGKVVEELARLEEMGATSVHIYDLNFGLDKRWVAEICAGVRKERLEIVWDCELALHDFTKPFLQTLYDGNCRGAFCGIEAVNQLVLDSVHKSYRSHDLMRYLRTAKAAGIHVDGGYIFGLPEDTDQGLQALTRLAGKLLEEDLVETPAPFLFVPFLGTEIGDDPARSGIEIVNQNTEEWHFFPPNPLASTRYLSAEKVHREWARCLTNVSNILESKLGT
- a CDS encoding phenylalanine--tRNA ligase subunit beta; this encodes MPVIRLYYDDLTALTGVSVARIEEQLPLLCADVERMDAEYMDVEFFPNRPDLFSVEGVARTLRQFLELEPGLATYAVKPSGIELTVEPSVLAVRPLIVCGVVRNLQFDSRSIESLMLLQEQLHRGLGRNRKNVSIGVHDLSRVKPPFTYLAADPSFSFVPLDYDVEMTMAEILERHPKGIGYRYILADKDRYPLILDAEGNVLSFPPIINGELTRVTETTEELFLDVTGLTDHVLIALNIIATALAERGGELQSVVVRYPDERGTRETPSLEPVAREVSVQEANALIGLDLTAEGCKACCERMGLGATVKNTELLEVLIPAYRYDIIHPWDIIEDIAIGYGYNKLAPELPATLTIGAVHPIEAKNAAVRSLMIGLGYFEVVTFTLTSERKQFTLMRRDERAIEKVPVAAPISIEHTMLRCSILPNLLEILVINKHRDLPQRIFEVGPVVRNFTERFMLAAVATHATANFAEVRSVADAVLRELGLEDAEVMNSHDGAFFEYGRRADIVTHGARIGVFGELHPEVISNFGLDHPVVGLELDVTGIT
- the rimI gene encoding ribosomal-protein-alanine N-acetyltransferase; amino-acid sequence: MIVTTSKGLTVKVRPFEEADINRVLEIEMSSFLEGDAQLYLELHEEWPQGFLVAELEGTVIGFIVLVFTPEGDGRVFALAVDARYRGRGVGRLLLKAAFNTLRKRKIGYVRLEVRLTNHVAQQLYRSTGFMEIGLVPYYYKDGEAAIMMRKVL
- a CDS encoding O-phosphoserine--tRNA ligase, giving the protein MKFDPQEIRAETSADFEGAWIRGVQYASERRLNEGYPRSLRLARWGKPHPVLETIQALREAYLQLGFEEMINPVIIEADDVKRQFGKEALAVLDRCYYLAGLPRPDIGISDERIQRMNVQFEKELSKAETAELRETLHRYKRGELGGDDLVYALAQSLCVEDMQVTKVLDTVFPELREIVPVASNATLRSHMTSGWFLTLAELVHKKPLPIRLFSVDRCFRREQREDEIRLRSYHSASCVLSNEDGQVSLDDGKEVATGLLSQFGFRKIKFRPDEKRSKYYMPDTQTEVFCHHPRLGWVELATFGIYSPTALAQYDIPYPIMNLGLGVERLAMIVHEADDVRALVFPQFHAPVVLSDLELAELIRLEKTPQTSEGAAIEQSIVRVCDDHGSTESPCEFLAYSGLLCGKQVEVKVIEPEENTRLCGPATQNELVVFEGSVQGLPRIEKWAKQFEEGVPTNIRYLDAFAALAAATIENAAQTGEMTKHETVTVNVKIVRSGADINIMIDDVAARYITSTNRKIDIRGPVFLTVIATLA